The following proteins come from a genomic window of Proteiniphilum propionicum:
- a CDS encoding DNA-directed RNA polymerase subunit omega: MDYRKIAASSNTETRDVMKLAETVGNVYEMVMIISKRANQLSIEMKQDLDAKLQEFASYTDNLEEVFENHEQIEISRFYEKLPKPSLLAIEEWNENEIYYRNPAKEKEMFG, encoded by the coding sequence ATGGACTATAGAAAAATTGCTGCAAGCTCAAATACGGAAACCCGCGATGTGATGAAACTCGCTGAAACCGTAGGAAACGTATATGAAATGGTTATGATCATCAGTAAGAGGGCTAATCAGCTCTCTATTGAGATGAAGCAGGACCTTGATGCAAAACTGCAGGAATTTGCTTCATATACCGATAATCTGGAAGAAGTATTTGAAAATCATGAGCAGATAGAGATTTCGCGTTTCTATGAAAAGCTTCCAAAACCCTCACTGCTTGCCATTGAGGAGTGGAATGAAAACGAGATCTATTATCGCAACCCTGCTAAGGAAAAAGAAATGTTCGGATAA
- a CDS encoding DNA gyrase/topoisomerase IV subunit A, translating into MSPKLPDNNDITDNNEYDDVEEITFSSKTPSGSKVPVRLGDESTLNLSKMYQNWFLDYASYVILERAVPHISDGLKPVQRRILHSMKRMDDGRYNKVANIIGNTMQFHPHGDASIGDALVQIGQKELLVDCQGNWGNILTGDGAAAPRYIEARLTKFALEVLFNPKTTEWKTSYDGRNKEPVTLPAKFPLLLAQGAEGIAVGLSSKILPHNFNELCSAAVSYLRGEEFKLYPDFQTGGFIDVERYNDGERGGSVKVRTTITKLDNRTLVIKDIPYGKNTAALVDSILKANDKGKIKIRKVDDITAENVEIHVQLAPGVSSDKTIDALYAFTDCEISISPNCCVISDDKPHFLTVSDVLRASVDRTKELLRLELEIDKNEKQEALLFSSLEKIFIEERIYKDKEFENAKNMDAAVMHVDNRLEPYKSSFIREINRDDILRLMEIKMARILRFNSDKADELIAKLLDDIDEINHNLDKLVDYTISWYLRLKERYGKNYPRKTVIRSFESIEAVKVAVANEKLYINREEGFIGTGMKKDEFICNCSDIDDIIVFFKDGKYKVVKVSEKMFVGKGILYAGVFKKNDKRTIYNVVYRDGKISPHYIKRFAITGVTRDKEYDLTKGKAGSRIAYFSVNPNGEAETIKVTLKPKPRLRILQFEKDFSEIDIKGKQAMGNILTKAEVHRIQLKHKGVSTLGGREVWYDPDVFRLNYEGSGKFLGEFQGDDMILVIEKNGDFHICNFDLSNHFPSNLYHIEKFDEGKVWSAALFDADQGYAYLKRFTFEASEKPLNFLGENPESKLFLLTDVVYPRVKAIFGGNDDFREPIEIDVDEFIGVKSYRAKGKRISNFEVEKVEELEPLRFPESENERQVSMKVEIDDENGDSDISNIDLIDEITGQMKLFD; encoded by the coding sequence ATGTCTCCTAAATTACCTGACAACAACGATATTACTGACAACAACGAGTATGATGATGTGGAGGAGATCACTTTCTCTTCCAAAACCCCATCCGGCTCCAAAGTACCTGTGAGGTTGGGCGACGAGAGTACGCTCAACCTTTCGAAGATGTATCAGAACTGGTTTCTCGACTACGCTTCATACGTAATTCTGGAGAGGGCTGTACCTCATATTTCCGATGGTCTTAAGCCTGTTCAGCGGCGCATTCTTCATTCTATGAAACGGATGGACGACGGGCGATACAATAAGGTGGCCAACATCATCGGAAACACCATGCAGTTCCACCCGCACGGCGATGCTTCAATAGGTGATGCCCTGGTACAGATTGGACAGAAAGAGCTGTTAGTTGATTGTCAGGGAAACTGGGGAAACATCCTCACCGGCGACGGTGCTGCTGCACCTCGTTATATCGAGGCAAGGCTGACTAAGTTTGCTCTGGAGGTACTGTTCAATCCCAAGACCACAGAGTGGAAAACCTCATACGATGGCCGTAACAAGGAGCCTGTAACACTGCCTGCAAAATTTCCGCTGCTGTTAGCACAGGGAGCCGAAGGTATTGCAGTGGGCCTCTCTTCAAAAATTTTGCCTCACAACTTCAACGAACTGTGCAGCGCTGCTGTTTCATACCTCCGCGGCGAAGAGTTTAAGCTCTATCCCGATTTTCAGACAGGCGGATTCATCGATGTGGAGAGATATAACGACGGTGAACGAGGCGGATCGGTTAAGGTCAGGACAACCATCACAAAGTTAGACAACAGAACCCTTGTCATAAAAGATATACCTTATGGAAAGAATACTGCCGCTCTGGTAGACTCCATCCTAAAGGCCAACGATAAAGGGAAAATAAAGATCAGGAAGGTAGATGATATCACAGCTGAAAATGTTGAGATACATGTTCAGCTCGCACCCGGTGTCTCTTCCGACAAAACCATTGACGCACTTTACGCTTTCACCGACTGTGAGATAAGTATCTCTCCCAACTGCTGCGTTATCAGCGACGATAAACCTCATTTTCTCACTGTAAGCGATGTCCTGCGGGCATCTGTCGACAGGACAAAAGAACTGCTTCGCCTGGAACTTGAGATTGATAAAAACGAAAAGCAAGAAGCACTTCTGTTCTCTTCGTTAGAGAAAATATTTATCGAAGAGCGTATCTACAAGGATAAGGAATTTGAGAATGCCAAAAATATGGATGCCGCGGTAATGCATGTAGATAATCGGCTTGAGCCGTACAAGTCTTCATTCATTCGCGAGATCAACCGTGATGATATCCTCAGGCTCATGGAGATCAAGATGGCACGTATCCTGAGATTCAATTCCGACAAGGCCGATGAGTTGATAGCAAAACTGCTTGATGATATCGATGAGATAAACCATAACCTCGATAAACTGGTCGATTATACAATCTCCTGGTATCTCAGACTCAAGGAACGCTACGGCAAAAACTATCCCCGAAAGACCGTTATTCGCAGTTTCGAAAGTATCGAGGCTGTGAAGGTAGCTGTAGCCAACGAGAAACTCTATATTAACCGCGAAGAGGGATTCATCGGCACCGGAATGAAGAAAGATGAATTTATTTGCAACTGTTCCGATATCGATGATATCATTGTCTTCTTCAAGGATGGAAAATATAAGGTGGTAAAAGTAAGCGAAAAGATGTTCGTAGGTAAAGGCATCCTCTATGCGGGAGTTTTCAAGAAGAACGATAAACGCACTATCTACAACGTTGTTTACCGTGATGGGAAAATATCACCTCATTACATCAAACGTTTTGCAATTACCGGCGTTACGCGCGACAAGGAGTACGATCTTACTAAAGGAAAAGCTGGATCCCGCATCGCCTATTTCAGTGTAAACCCCAATGGTGAGGCCGAAACAATCAAGGTAACCCTTAAACCAAAGCCGCGTTTGCGTATCCTGCAGTTTGAGAAAGATTTCAGTGAAATAGATATCAAGGGAAAACAGGCAATGGGGAATATCCTCACCAAGGCCGAGGTTCACCGCATTCAGTTGAAACACAAGGGCGTCTCAACCCTGGGAGGTCGTGAAGTATGGTACGACCCCGATGTGTTCAGGCTCAACTACGAGGGCAGCGGCAAGTTTCTTGGCGAGTTTCAGGGCGATGACATGATACTGGTAATTGAAAAGAATGGCGATTTCCATATCTGCAATTTTGATCTCAGCAATCATTTCCCGTCCAACCTTTATCATATTGAGAAGTTCGATGAGGGCAAAGTGTGGTCTGCGGCACTGTTCGATGCCGATCAGGGATATGCTTACCTCAAGCGTTTCACCTTCGAAGCATCTGAAAAACCGCTCAATTTTCTAGGAGAAAACCCAGAATCGAAATTATTTTTACTCACAGATGTTGTTTATCCGCGGGTAAAAGCTATCTTTGGCGGTAACGACGATTTCCGTGAGCCCATAGAGATAGATGTCGATGAGTTTATCGGGGTCAAAAGTTACAGGGCAAAAGGTAAACGCATCTCCAACTTCGAGGTTGAGAAAGTGGAAGAGCTTGAACCTTTACGTTTTCCAGAGTCCGAAAATGAGCGACAGGTATCTATGAAGGTCGAGATTGATGACGAGAACGGCGACAGCGATATCTCAAATATCGATCTTATCGATGAAATCACGGGACAGATGAAGTTGTTCGACTAA
- a CDS encoding outer membrane protein assembly factor BamD: protein MRIKSVYFLLLALVLSSCNEYNKILKSTDRNLKYTYAKKYFEEGKYSRSITLLEELVAFMKGTSEAEESLYLLAQSHYNSRDYISSTQVFTTYYTTYPNGTYAEPAMFYSAYGMYLDSPDARLDQTKTYTAIAEFQKYIERYPQTERSEQAKGYLFELQEKLAYKELMSARLYLNLGNYMGNNYESAVITAREAMKIYPYSKYLEEYQITILRARYEYAQRSTLKTQPERYRMVVDEFFNYTNTFPEGKYTKEAEEYYREAQKKIEVLPTT from the coding sequence ATGAGAATAAAATCTGTATATTTTTTACTGCTTGCCTTGGTGCTGAGTTCCTGCAATGAGTACAATAAAATTTTGAAAAGTACCGACAGAAACCTGAAGTACACTTATGCGAAAAAATACTTCGAAGAGGGTAAATACAGTCGGTCAATCACACTACTTGAAGAGCTTGTAGCCTTCATGAAAGGTACGTCAGAGGCCGAGGAGTCATTGTATCTGTTGGCTCAGAGCCATTATAATTCAAGAGATTATATTTCATCTACGCAGGTGTTTACAACCTATTACACTACTTATCCCAACGGTACTTATGCCGAGCCTGCCATGTTTTACTCAGCCTATGGCATGTATCTCGATTCGCCTGATGCCCGTTTGGATCAGACAAAAACATATACGGCTATTGCTGAGTTTCAAAAATATATTGAACGTTATCCACAGACTGAACGTTCCGAACAGGCAAAGGGCTATCTGTTCGAGCTTCAGGAGAAGCTGGCCTATAAAGAGCTTATGTCGGCCAGGCTATACCTGAATCTCGGCAACTATATGGGTAATAATTACGAGTCTGCAGTTATTACTGCACGCGAGGCAATGAAGATCTACCCCTATTCAAAATATCTGGAGGAGTATCAGATCACCATCCTTAGGGCCCGTTACGAGTATGCTCAGCGCAGTACACTTAAAACGCAGCCTGAACGTTACCGTATGGTTGTTGATGAGTTTTTCAACTATACAAACACATTCCCGGAAGGGAAGTACACCAAAGAGGCGGAAGAGTATTACCGCGAAGCTCAAAAAAAGATTGAAGTGCTGCCCACAACATGA
- a CDS encoding DUF4293 domain-containing protein, producing MLQRIQTVFLLLASAAMLVATVTPLAIFMYNGDSVVFEAMGIYVNGEINDSTWGLFAIGTISAVLALITVFLYRHRILQIRISIFNIVMMVGFYLYSGFIIFKLYPFESLQFQKIGVGIIMPVIAIIFTILAIRKIGADETLIRSLNRLRK from the coding sequence ATGCTGCAACGGATACAAACGGTTTTTTTACTTCTGGCTTCTGCCGCCATGCTTGTCGCTACTGTTACACCTCTTGCCATTTTTATGTATAATGGTGACAGCGTTGTATTTGAAGCGATGGGAATCTACGTTAACGGCGAAATCAACGACTCTACCTGGGGCCTGTTCGCTATTGGTACTATCAGCGCGGTGCTGGCACTGATAACTGTCTTCCTCTACAGGCACAGAATTTTGCAAATACGCATATCCATCTTCAATATTGTAATGATGGTAGGTTTTTACCTCTATTCCGGTTTTATCATCTTTAAACTGTATCCCTTCGAGAGCTTACAGTTTCAAAAAATAGGAGTGGGTATCATCATGCCTGTCATAGCAATTATCTTCACTATCCTTGCCATTCGCAAGATAGGTGCTGATGAAACCCTAATCCGCTCACTTAACAGACTAAGAAAATAG
- a CDS encoding M48 family metallopeptidase, with amino-acid sequence MEKVNSYRVAKFSFALFLMMLLLASCSSVPFTGRRQLQLVSNQEVIALSLQQYQDFMRTAPVERGSDEAKMVTRIGSRIASAVETFYTNKGYKSELENFSWEFNLVKDNSVNAFAMPGGKVVIFTGLLPVTQTEDALAVVIGHEIAHVLARHSNERLSQQVALHYGGSIAGGLLGNSQATKQLGNTVFGLGAQFGVMMPYARKQEYEADEIGLIIMAMAGYNPQIAVPFWTRMAQSSGGANVPEFLSTHPTDSKRIANIEMIMPNVMQYYKGSGVQNTTTAPVKTKTTVPVEPRKEATSKDWTF; translated from the coding sequence ATGGAAAAAGTTAATTCATACAGAGTAGCAAAATTCTCATTTGCTCTGTTTTTAATGATGCTATTACTCGCATCGTGCAGCAGCGTTCCATTTACTGGTAGAAGACAATTGCAACTGGTATCAAATCAGGAAGTTATTGCTTTAAGCTTGCAGCAGTATCAGGATTTTATGCGTACTGCTCCCGTGGAGAGGGGCAGCGACGAAGCCAAGATGGTAACGCGCATTGGCAGTCGTATAGCCAGCGCAGTAGAGACATTCTATACCAATAAAGGTTATAAATCTGAACTTGAGAATTTTTCTTGGGAATTTAACCTTGTCAAGGATAATAGCGTAAATGCTTTTGCTATGCCCGGTGGTAAAGTGGTTATTTTTACCGGCCTGCTGCCTGTAACTCAGACAGAAGATGCACTGGCAGTGGTTATAGGGCACGAGATAGCACATGTGCTTGCCCGTCATTCCAACGAGAGGCTCAGTCAACAAGTGGCTCTGCATTACGGAGGCAGTATTGCCGGTGGACTTCTTGGTAACTCGCAGGCCACCAAACAACTAGGCAACACAGTATTCGGGCTTGGTGCTCAGTTTGGCGTTATGATGCCCTACGCCCGCAAGCAGGAGTATGAAGCTGATGAGATAGGGCTAATTATCATGGCTATGGCAGGCTATAACCCACAGATCGCAGTACCTTTCTGGACAAGAATGGCACAAAGTTCAGGGGGTGCAAATGTTCCCGAGTTCCTTAGCACTCACCCAACAGACAGTAAGCGCATTGCAAACATTGAGATGATTATGCCAAATGTGATGCAATACTACAAAGGCTCCGGAGTGCAAAATACCACTACCGCACCTGTCAAAACCAAAACCACCGTGCCTGTAGAACCCCGTAAAGAAGCAACATCAAAGGATTGGACCTTCTGA
- a CDS encoding Crp/Fnr family transcriptional regulator, with protein MQGKKKDVINLSSTLPDIWRILSDVEREQLRSNARVLQFQKNDLIYIEDEIPKFLMCLFSGKVKIFRSGVGGRSQIIRIIGPVQYFGYRAYFAREPYVTAASAFEACTVCMIPMELIEKFLRKNGNLAMFFIQMLSVDLGIADQRVVNLTQKHVRGRLAESLIFLKESYGLEEDGATINIYLAREDLANLSNMTTSNAIRTLSNFVNERIIAIDGRKIKIIDEDRLRKISHIG; from the coding sequence ATGCAGGGAAAGAAGAAAGATGTGATAAATTTATCCTCTACACTGCCCGACATTTGGAGGATACTTTCTGACGTTGAGCGTGAACAGTTGCGCAGCAATGCCCGGGTCCTACAGTTCCAAAAAAATGATCTCATATATATCGAGGATGAAATACCCAAATTTCTGATGTGCCTTTTTTCGGGCAAGGTTAAGATCTTTAGGAGTGGAGTAGGTGGCAGAAGTCAGATAATCAGAATAATAGGGCCAGTGCAATATTTCGGTTACAGGGCCTATTTCGCCCGTGAGCCATACGTCACTGCCGCTTCGGCTTTCGAAGCTTGCACAGTCTGCATGATTCCTATGGAACTGATTGAGAAGTTTCTCCGCAAGAACGGCAATCTTGCAATGTTTTTCATTCAAATGTTGTCTGTTGATCTGGGTATTGCTGATCAGAGGGTAGTAAACCTCACACAGAAGCATGTACGCGGACGGCTTGCAGAGTCCCTGATTTTCCTTAAAGAGAGTTACGGACTGGAGGAAGATGGTGCCACCATCAATATTTACCTTGCCCGTGAAGATCTGGCAAATCTCTCCAATATGACAACATCTAACGCCATAAGGACACTCTCCAACTTCGTAAATGAACGCATAATAGCTATTGATGGACGTAAAATAAAGATAATTGACGAAGACCGGCTTCGTAAAATAAGCCATATAGGATAA
- a CDS encoding DUF3316 domain-containing protein, with protein sequence MKIVPLLVSLCFFYFCALFSQDNSTFTPLKTVNESTLFGVGKTFLDDTYLSPLTYNGLSMTLLHDRIRATRHFNGSMLLQQQFSIQVAITKNPTASASEYYGNLDYILSGYYPVARSSRFLLYGGGGGEASLGGIYNERNTNNPGSLKTSLNLNLSAMAVYNWQNITFRWQLSTPFLGIFFSPEYGHSYYEIFTLGNNKGTVHLGSFHNRWSLRNYFTVDIPMGNITLRTGYLGDYCRTNVNLLDTKIISHQFLIGMKVESLNFGGKKARNNKHIESVF encoded by the coding sequence ATGAAAATAGTACCGCTACTGGTAAGCCTATGTTTTTTTTATTTCTGTGCGCTGTTTTCTCAGGATAATAGCACTTTTACACCGCTCAAAACGGTAAATGAATCTACCCTTTTTGGCGTTGGAAAGACTTTTCTTGACGATACTTACCTGTCTCCTCTCACATACAACGGTTTAAGTATGACACTTTTGCACGACCGCATCAGAGCAACGCGCCATTTCAATGGAAGCATGCTTCTTCAGCAACAGTTCAGCATACAGGTAGCAATCACCAAAAACCCAACAGCTTCAGCTTCTGAGTACTACGGCAATCTCGATTACATTTTAAGCGGTTATTATCCTGTTGCCCGATCATCACGTTTCCTTCTCTATGGCGGCGGGGGAGGGGAGGCATCGCTTGGAGGCATCTACAACGAAAGGAATACCAACAATCCCGGTTCCCTTAAAACATCCCTAAACCTTAACCTCTCAGCTATGGCTGTGTACAACTGGCAAAACATCACTTTTCGCTGGCAACTTTCCACACCCTTCCTGGGCATATTTTTTTCTCCCGAGTACGGGCACTCATATTACGAAATATTCACTCTTGGCAACAACAAGGGAACCGTCCATCTAGGCTCATTCCATAACCGCTGGTCGCTTCGGAACTACTTCACTGTTGATATCCCAATGGGTAACATAACCCTGCGTACAGGCTATCTTGGAGATTACTGCCGGACTAATGTCAATTTGCTGGATACAAAGATTATATCTCATCAGTTCTTGATAGGTATGAAAGTGGAGTCGCTCAATTTCGGAGGTAAAAAAGCTAGGAATAATAAACATATTGAGAGTGTTTTCTAG
- a CDS encoding GH3 auxin-responsive promoter family protein, whose protein sequence is MIRKIARSILTSYYKPVEKFIEDPFGTQQRTLEYLLEHGRNTLYGHEKNFNEVFNDEDFRARVPLISYEELRDYLRMIIVDKKENVLWDTPVKWFAMSSGTTEDKSKYIPVTRESLFNGNYRAGYHMLGSYSAHHPDTAFILGKTLVMGGSRQVNHIGEGVYTGDISAILMKNLPRAVKRRRTPEKIALLPDWEEKLQKLADYAIHTDIRALVGVPSWMLVLLKKIVDETGLSITTIWPNLEVFFHGGVSFPPFREQYEKIIPSGTMNYWETYNASEGFFGVQYSPGSGDLLLLLDNEVYYEFIPAGEWNKENPEIVPLSGVETGKQYAMVISTSGGLWRYKLGDTIQFTSTAPHLFRLTGRTTQFINAFGEELIVDNADRAVGEACRQTGAKITEYTAAPVYFGDNSNGAHEWIVEFDTYPSDMGMFVEVLDESLKKLNSDYEAKRSYNLSLGLPVVRPVEKGAFYSWMKQRERAGGQNKVPRLSNDRKYVESILNFVASNS, encoded by the coding sequence ATGATTCGAAAAATAGCAAGGTCTATACTTACATCCTATTACAAACCGGTGGAGAAATTTATTGAGGATCCCTTCGGTACCCAACAAAGAACTCTCGAATATTTACTCGAACACGGCAGGAATACCCTCTACGGGCATGAAAAAAACTTTAATGAAGTATTCAACGATGAGGATTTTCGTGCTAGGGTCCCGCTTATATCATATGAGGAGTTACGCGACTATCTCAGGATGATCATTGTTGACAAAAAGGAAAATGTACTATGGGATACCCCGGTAAAATGGTTCGCCATGTCGTCAGGAACAACCGAGGACAAAAGCAAGTATATCCCTGTCACACGCGAATCGCTGTTCAATGGGAACTACCGTGCCGGCTACCACATGCTTGGATCATATTCGGCACATCACCCCGATACGGCTTTTATCTTGGGTAAAACGCTGGTTATGGGTGGTAGCCGACAAGTGAACCATATTGGCGAAGGTGTTTATACCGGAGATATTTCGGCAATACTGATGAAGAATCTGCCCCGGGCAGTGAAAAGGAGAAGGACTCCAGAGAAAATTGCACTTCTGCCCGACTGGGAGGAGAAACTGCAAAAGCTTGCAGATTATGCTATTCATACCGACATACGTGCTTTGGTTGGAGTACCTTCATGGATGCTGGTACTCCTGAAAAAAATTGTAGATGAGACAGGACTCTCCATTACCACCATATGGCCGAATCTTGAAGTGTTTTTTCATGGAGGTGTTAGCTTTCCCCCTTTCCGGGAACAGTACGAAAAGATCATCCCTTCGGGAACAATGAACTACTGGGAGACCTATAATGCTTCGGAAGGATTCTTCGGCGTTCAGTATTCGCCTGGCTCAGGCGATCTACTTCTTTTACTCGACAATGAGGTCTATTACGAATTTATACCAGCTGGTGAGTGGAACAAGGAAAATCCCGAAATAGTACCCCTTAGCGGTGTGGAAACCGGTAAGCAGTATGCAATGGTGATAAGTACCAGTGGCGGCTTGTGGCGATACAAGTTAGGTGATACCATTCAGTTTACCTCTACCGCACCCCACCTGTTCAGGTTGACCGGTCGCACAACACAGTTTATAAATGCTTTCGGTGAAGAGCTTATTGTAGATAATGCCGACAGGGCTGTAGGCGAGGCATGCCGTCAAACAGGTGCAAAAATCACCGAATATACAGCCGCACCGGTCTATTTTGGCGATAACAGTAACGGCGCACACGAATGGATTGTAGAGTTTGATACCTATCCTTCTGATATGGGCATGTTTGTGGAAGTGCTGGATGAAAGCCTTAAAAAGCTCAATTCCGATTATGAAGCCAAGCGCTCCTATAATCTTTCATTAGGCCTCCCAGTAGTAAGGCCGGTTGAAAAAGGCGCTTTCTACAGCTGGATGAAACAAAGAGAGAGAGCAGGAGGCCAGAATAAGGTGCCAAGACTATCTAACGACCGTAAATATGTCGAAAGCATATTGAATTTTGTTGCATCCAATTCCTAA